The Cheilinus undulatus linkage group 2, ASM1832078v1, whole genome shotgun sequence genome has a window encoding:
- the LOC121521862 gene encoding LOW QUALITY PROTEIN: cell cycle control protein 50A-like (The sequence of the model RefSeq protein was modified relative to this genomic sequence to represent the inferred CDS: inserted 2 bases in 1 codon): MASSYNTKEEDGHHSGASNTGVVKSKKPDNTAFKQQRLPAWQPILTAGTVLPAFFVIGLIFIPISIDLLXSALTNPSKECEPYRTSEGVPIAPCGAITNSLFNDTLDLYHIDMNGTKNQILLVKKGIAWWTDKHVKFRNPGGRQPHCNQGTTKPVNWRKPVYELDTADNENNGFINEDFIVWMRTAALPTFHKLYGIIQKKSSTTPTLLSGQHVLDITYNYPVLSFDGRKRMILSTISWLGGKNPFLGIAYITVGSICFFLGVVLLIIHHKYDTHNSSADIPN; encoded by the exons ATGGCGTCAAGCTACAACACTAAGGAAGAGGATGGACATCACTCGGGCGCTTCGAACACTGGGGTTGTGAAAAGTAAAAAGCCAGACAACACAGCGTTTAAACAGCAGAGACTACCAGCGTGGCAGCCCATCCTAACAGCAGGTACTGTGCTGCCCGCTTTCTTCGTTATCGGACTGATCTTCATCCCCATCAGTATCGACCTGTT CTCTGCCTTGACGAACCCCAGCAAGGAATGTGAACCATACCGTACCAGTGAGGGAGTACCCATTGCTCCATGTGGTGCCATAACTAACAGCCTTTTCAATGACACACTTGATCTATATCATATTGATATGAATGGCACCAAAAACCAAATTCTTCTGGTAAAGAAGGGCATTGCGTGGTGGACAGACAAGCATGTGAAATTCAGGAATCCTGGAGGACGCCAACCTCACTGTAACCAAGGCACAACCAAGCCAGTGAACTGGAGGAAGCCAGTGTACGAGCTGGACACAGCAGATAATGAAAACAACGGTTTTATCAATGAAGACTTCATTGTGTGGATGCGCACAGCTGCTTTGCCCACCTTTCACAAGCTCTATGGCATCATCCAGAAGAAGTCAAGCACAACCCCCACTCTACTCAGCGGCCAACATGTGTTGGACATCACATACAATTACCCTGTGCTCAGCTTTGATGGTCGCAAGCGGATGATCCTGAGCACTATTTCCTGGCTGGGAGGGAAGAACCCCTTCCTTGGCATTGCCTACATCACTGTGGGCTCTATCTGCTTCTTCCTGGGTGTGGTTCTGCTCATCATTCACCACAAATATGACACCCACAACAGCAGTGCAGATATTCCAAACTAA